From Elusimicrobiaceae bacterium:
GGCAATTTAATTGGCGGCTGGGCGGCAGAATATGTGGAATATTTTGACACGTTTATTGACGACGATATTGCCAAAGGTCATTGTGAAATGTGGCTTAACAAATCACTTAATCACGAATTGGAAATTCGCGGAGTGGCTAAACACAGTGATTTCCAAATCTGGCACAATTACGTCAATATCACCAAGCCCTTCGGTTATTGTTTAACCGCTATGGGTTTCTTGAACTTCAAATTCGCGCCTTTAGCTAAAGCGAAAGACGCTATGCCGTTGGATTAGTATTATCTTGGGGGAGTTATGGCAGAAAATCAAGTTAAAAAACTAGGCGTAATCGGTCTAGCCGCCATTGTGGTTAGCTCTATGGTTGGGGGCGGGGTTTTCTCCCTCCCCCAAAATATGGCCGCCGGAGCCAGTGCAGGGGCGGTGCTGCTGGCGTGGCTGATTACGGGTATCGGGATTTATTTTATCGCCAATACTTTTAGTATTTTGTCGCGCGTAAAGCCGGACTTGACCGCCGGTATTTATATGTATGCGCGCGACGGGTTTGGCCCGTATGCCGGTTTTACCATTGGGTGGGGCTATTGGCTATGCCAAATCTTTGGCAATGTGGGTTATGCGGTTATTACAATGGACGCGCTCAATTACTTTTTCCCCCCTTATTTTCAGGGCGGAAATAATTTGTGGTCCATTGTGGGTGGTTCGGTGCTGATTTGGTTTTTCAATTTTGTCGTTTTGCGCGGCGTGCGTCAAGCGGCGATTATGAATTTGATTGGTACGATTGGAAAACTGGTGCCGCTACTTTTATTTATCCTAATTTTGCTGTTTAGTTTTCACTTGGATAAATTTGATTTTAACTTCTGGGGCAAACTGGCCGAGGACGGCAAAACACTAGGCGGATTGGGAGCGCAACTCAAAAGCACCATGCTCGTGACCTTATGGGCCTTTATCGGTATTGAAGGCGCGGTGGTCATGTCTAACCGTGCCAAAAGTCAAGCGGCCGTCAGCCGGGCTACGTTTCTTGGATTTTTGGGTTGTTTAGTGATTTATATCGGGCTTTCTGTGTTGCCGTTTGGATTTTTGACACAAGCCGAAATCGCCGCGGTGGCCAATCCTTCTACCGCCGGAGTTTTGGAAAAAGTAGTCGGTCCGTGGGGCGCGTGGCTGATGAATATCGGACTATTAATTGCGGTATTATCCTCGTGGCTGGCGTGGACGATGATTACAGCCGAAATTCCGCAGGCCGCGGCACAAAACGGCACGTTTCCCAGACAGTTTGCCAAAGAAAATGAGAACGGGGCCCCGAGTGTGTCTTTGTGGGTAACCAGTATTTTAATGCAACTGGCCATTTTACTTGTGTATTTCTCCAACGATGCGTGGAACACTATGCTCTCTATCACGGGTGTAATGGTACTTCCGGCGTATATTTTCAGCACCGCTTATTTATGGAAACTGGTGGAGGACGGAGAGTATGCGCGCGTGAGCAAAACCGGTCGAGCAGGGGCGCTGTTTACCGCCACAGCGGGCACTTTGTACGGTTTGTGGCTGGTGTATGCGGCGGGCGTGAAATATCTGTTCCTAGCGGTTATTTTCCTAGCGGCCGGAGTGCCGGTGTTTATATGGGCGCGCAAACAACAAAACGACGGAAAGCGTATTTTTGCCGGAAAAGGCGAAAAATGTTTTATGGGACTTTTGGTGTTATTTGCACTGGTGGCGATATATGTATTTAGCCGCGGTCTTGTGAAGATATAAGCCTAAATCCATGGGGAATAAAGTAGTACGACACAGCCCGGTCATTTGACCGGGCTGTTTGTGAAAAAAGAGCAAAAATTATAGGTCATTATCTACATATTCCCAACCTAGCGCTTCATATTGCTTACAAATCTTACGGCCTAAATCGTTGGTCTCTGTAATACAAGCATTATACCAACCATCTACTGCTGAATCATCATTGT
This genomic window contains:
- a CDS encoding amino acid permease → MAENQVKKLGVIGLAAIVVSSMVGGGVFSLPQNMAAGASAGAVLLAWLITGIGIYFIANTFSILSRVKPDLTAGIYMYARDGFGPYAGFTIGWGYWLCQIFGNVGYAVITMDALNYFFPPYFQGGNNLWSIVGGSVLIWFFNFVVLRGVRQAAIMNLIGTIGKLVPLLLFILILLFSFHLDKFDFNFWGKLAEDGKTLGGLGAQLKSTMLVTLWAFIGIEGAVVMSNRAKSQAAVSRATFLGFLGCLVIYIGLSVLPFGFLTQAEIAAVANPSTAGVLEKVVGPWGAWLMNIGLLIAVLSSWLAWTMITAEIPQAAAQNGTFPRQFAKENENGAPSVSLWVTSILMQLAILLVYFSNDAWNTMLSITGVMVLPAYIFSTAYLWKLVEDGEYARVSKTGRAGALFTATAGTLYGLWLVYAAGVKYLFLAVIFLAAGVPVFIWARKQQNDGKRIFAGKGEKCFMGLLVLFALVAIYVFSRGLVKI